The Magnolia sinica isolate HGM2019 chromosome 10, MsV1, whole genome shotgun sequence genome includes a window with the following:
- the LOC131258220 gene encoding ubiquitin-conjugating enzyme E2-23 kDa-like isoform X4, with the protein MSSPSKRRDMDVMKLMMSDHAVETINDGINEFNVEFHGPKESLYEGGVWKVRVELPDAYPYKSPSIGFLNKIFHPNVDELSGSVCLDVINQSWSPMFDLLNVFEVFLPQLLLYPNPTDPLNGDAASLMMRDQQQYEQKVKEYCERYARRVNTANCPAEDSSDDDDISDCQSTGFSDDDVAGHADP; encoded by the exons GATGATGAGTGACCATGCAGTGGAGACTATCAATGATGGAATCAACGAATTCAATGTGGAATTTCATGGTCCAAAAGAAA GTCTTTATGAAGGTGGGGTGTGGAAAGTCCGTGTGGAGCTGCCAGATGCATATCCCTACAAGTCCCCTTCCATTGGTTTCTTGAACAAAATATTCCACCCCAATGTTGATGAGCT GTCTGGCTCTGTGTGCTTGGACGTTATTAACCAATCCTGGAGTCCAATGTTCG ATCTTTTGAATGTTTTTGAAGTTTTCCTTCCACAGCTATTACTTTACCCAAATCCTACAGATCCATTGAATGGCGATGCAGCATCTTTGATGATGAGGGACCAACAACAATATGAACAAAAAGTTAAAG AGTACTGCGAAAGATATGCGAGGAGGGTGAACACTGCCAATTGTCCTGCTGAAGATAGTAGCGATGATGATGACATCAGCGACTGCCAAAGCACTGGATTTAGTGACGACGATGTTGCTGGACATGCCGACCCCTGA